A window of Nocardia arthritidis genomic DNA:
GCCGCACATGGAGCAGCACCGGTCCGTCGATCGTCAGCACCTCGCGCATGCCCCGCTCGAGCTCCCGCTCGTCCGCGGCCCGGCGCACGGTCCAGCCCGCCGCTATCGCCAACTCCCCCAGGTCGATTCGCGAACCGTAGGTCGGCAGGTTCGCGGTGGCGCCGTATACGCCGTTGTCCAGCAGCACCAGCACAAGTTTCGCCGGGCGCAGAAAGCCCGCCGTGGCAAGCACATTCGGATTCATCAGCAGCGAGCCGTCGCCCTCGACGGTGACCACCTTGGGCACCGGCCGGTCGGCCAGCCCGAGCGCGATACCGGTGCCGACCGATCCGGCCAGACCCATCGAATCCAGCAGATAAAGGTGATTCGGCCGGTCGGCCACCGCCGCCAGTTCCCGGCTCGACGCCGCACAGGTGACCACGACCGGCAGGTCCGCGGTGTGCGCGGCGATAATGCGCAGCGCGTCTATGCGTTTCACGATCAGGCCGCCTTTCCGTCGGTGGACCAGAAGTGCGCGAGCACGACGACGGGCCGGAAGGTCATGCGCGCGTGCACGCCCGCCTCGGTGACCACCGCCCGCCAGTCGGATGGCCCACTGCGCCGGTCCAATTCGAAATATCTGATGCCGAGTTCGTCGAGCAGGCCGGGCACATGCTGGCTGAACGTGTGGATCATCGAGTTGTACTCACCGAGCCCGCCGCGGGTGTTGGCGACGATCAGCAGCGGCAGCTGATAGGCGACGTTGAAGGTGGTCAACGCGGTCAGCGCATTTCCGAAACCATTGTCCTGCATGATGATCGCGCCGAATCGGCCGGTCAGCGGCAGCGCGCCGAGCACGCCCGCGGCCTCCTCCTCACGGGAGAGCGGGAAGACGGTGGCCGATTGCCCGTCGCGCCCACCGCTGGTTTCCACCAGCGCCGAGATGACGGGCGCGACGCTGACCGACGGAACGTAGCCGACCAGATCCACCCGCGCGGCCCACACACCCTCGGCGACCGCCGCCGCGTACGCATTGGAATTCACGAAAGCCCCTTCGCCGGAACCGACTGGTGATAGCCCACCAGGTGATAGAAACATACTACCTATCCTGAGTAGCATGCAACTAGCAGATAGCAGCGAATTCCCAAGCGCCGAAACGCGGTTCAGTAGACGATCTGCTCCCCCGCAGGCACCGATATCGATACCCAACGCCGCCACTCGGCGACCAGCCCCCGATTGTCCTCGCTGCTGTGCGCGACCAGCAGATCCCCCGAACGCACCAGATGGATGCGCATCGCGCGCTCGGCGGCCACCCCGTCGCGGGCGCGTAGCGCATCGATGATCGCCTTGTGATCGCCGAGCGCCGTCTCCACCGACTGATATTTCGGCACGCTGTAGCGCCCGTCGAGGGAGAGCGTCTGGCGTAGCTCGGCGACGAATTTGGCCAGCCGCCGATTGCCGCTGGCCCGCAGGATCAGATCGTGCAGCCGCTCGTCGGCGGCGAAGTATTCGGCGCTGCCGTCGGCGGTGGCCGCCATGATGTCGTACTGCTCCCGCAGCTCGGCGTCGTCGCGGCTGGTCAGCACCGCGGCGGCGCTGCGGCAGGCGGGCGGTTCCAGCAGCACACGCAGGCTGCACAGGTCGACGATGCCGCGGCCGTCCTGCCCGAGCACCCTGGCCCCGCGATTGCGCTCGATCCGCACCAGGCCCAGATCGGCGAGCTTGAGCAGCGCCTCGCGCACCGGCGTCCGCGATGCGCCGAAGCGCTCGCCGAGCTCGCGCGACGAATAGAGCACGCCGCGTTCGAGCCGACCCTGCCGGATCGCGTCCCGGATCTCCTGGGCGATCTGCTCGGATTTGCTGTCTACCGACTCATCCTGGGACAAGACACCTCTTCATGGACCCGTGAGCAAGCGGAAATCGCCCGTGGCACAACCGCCCCGGGCGATTCCTCAGCATAGTCGCTCGGCGAGCCGCCCTTAGGCACCCGCCCGCACCGCGTCGCGCGCCCGCCACCGCAGCCCCAGGATGACCAGCAGCGCACCGACATTGGCCGCGATCATCACCCCCATCGCCAGCCCGGTGTCACCGCCCGACGCGTCCTCGATCCAGCCGAACGCGTACGGGCTGACAAATCCGGCCGCGTTACCGAGCGAATTGATCAGCGCGATGCCGCTCGCCGCGCCCGCGCCGGCGAGGTAAGCCGTTGGCACCGACCAGAACAGCGGTTTCGCGGTCTGCGCCGCCATGGTCGCGATGCTGATCGCGATGAACGCGACGGCCGCGGTGTGCAGATTCCCGGCGGTGACCACGAAGGCGACCACCGAGACGGCCAGTGCGACGAGAACCGGTTTGGCCGAACGCTCGTCGCGCACCAGCCGCCCGCAGACGTACATGCAGATCGCGGCGAGCAGGAACGGCACCGCCGACAACCAGCCGACCTGGGCGCCGGTCAGCCCGTGCCCGACATCCTTGATCACCGACGGCATCCAGTAGGTGAGCGGGTACGCGCCGCACAGCAGCAGGAAGTAGGCCAGGCAGAGGGCGATCACCCGCTTGTCGAGCAGCGCGGCCCGATGTCCGGCCGGCGCGACGAGTGCCCGCTCGGCCTCCTCCGCGGCGAGGGTGCGGCACAGCCAGTCCCGCTCCAGGTCGGTCAACCACTTTGCGTCGCTTGGCTTTTCGGTGAGCAGGAAGAAGAAGGCGACGCCGAGCGCGACCGCGGGCAGCCCGCCGACGACGAGTACCCAGCGCCAGCCGCTGAATCCGAGCGCACCGTCGAAGGCGTCGAGTATCCAGCCGTTGAGCGGGCCGCCGAGCACGCTGGCGATCGGGATGGACACCATGACGGTCGAAATCACTTTGGTGCGATGGTCGTTCGGATACCAGCGGGTGAGATGGACGATGATGCCCGGAAAGAAGCCCGCCTCGGCGACGCCGAGCAGGAAACGCAGCGCGTACGCCGTCGGCAGATTGGGCGCGAAAGCCGTTGCGGTGGCGATGATTCCCCAGGTCACCAGGATTCGGCTCAGCCAGAGCCGGGCGCCGACCCTGGTCATGATCACATTGCTCGGCACCTCGGCCAGCACGTATCCGATGAAGAAGATGCCCGCCAGGAATCCGTATTGGGTGGCGCTCATCCCGAATGTCTTCTCCATGCCGAATTTGGCGAAACCGATATTGATCCGGTCGAGGTAGCTCACGATGTAGCCGACCATCAGCAGCGGGACCATCCGCAGCGTGATCTTGCGAATCGCGTTCTCCTGCAACGGGTCCGCCGCGATGCGGGACGTCGCCTGATTCATCTTTCCTCCACAGCGCAGAGCCAGCCGTGTTGGCATGCAACCCTGTGAAGTGACATGCCTTATTTGATGTGTAGCATGCTACTTATGTTGTGACCTGGCGCACAAGGGTTTTCGCGAAGATCCCGGAACGCGGACATCCCCGCCGTCCCGGTTCAGCTCGGGACGACGGGGATGTCGTTGCGGTGTCAGCGGTTCCGTCGCGCGACGGAACCGGATGCGCTCAGCGTGACCGCTCCGCGGCGACCACCACATGCCGCAGCAGCAGCGCCGTGGTCACCGGGCCGATCCCGCCGGGCACCGGGGTGAGCGCGGAAGCCTTGCCGCGCACCGAATCCGCGTCGACATCGCCGACGATGCCGCCGTCGGCCGCCTCGTTGGTGCCGACATCGATCACCACCGCGCCCTCCCGCACATGCTTACCGGTGACCAGCCCGGCCCGGCCCGCCGCGGCGACGACGATATCGGCGGCGGTGGTGACGGCGGCCAGATCCGCGGTGCGGGAATGGCACACCGTGACCGTCGCGTCCTCGGCCAGCAGCAGCTGGGCCAGCGGCTTGCCGACTATGTTGGACCGCCCGACGACCGCGACATGCCGACCCGACAGCGGGATTTCGTAATGCTTCAGCACTTCGACGACGGCCTCGGAGGTGGCGGCGACGAAGCCCGGCAGACCCGAGGCGAGCAGGCCGAGCGACAGCGGGCTCACGCCGTCCACATCCTTGGCGGCGACGATCGCGGACGAGACATCGTTCAGGGTGACGCCCGCGGGCAGCGGGGTCTGCAGCATGATCCCGTCGGTCGCGGCGTCGGCACTGCGGGCCGCGAGTTCGGCGCGGATCGCTTCCGCGCTCGCGTCCGCACCGAGATCGACCGTGTCGCAAGCGATTCCGAGCCGCTCGGCGGCCTTGCGCAGCGAGTTGACATACCAGGCGCTCGCCGGATCGGCATTGGCGACGACCAGGGCCAGGCGCGGGGCCGGGTCGAGCGCGGCCGCGCGCTGCTTGGTATCGGCGTTGACGGCGGCGGCGAGTTCCTTGCCGGTGAGCGAAACGGTATCCACGTTGTCACACCTTATCCGGGGCCGCCGGACCGCGGGCACAGCGGATCGCCCCGGTTCGCCCGCTTTGTCGGCAATTCGAAAATTCATCCACCGAATACGGCGAGCAATTACGTGTTCATCGGGGTAACCGGTCGTATCGTGTTGGGTGCTGAGCCACCGGCTAACTGCCAGCTGACGTACCTGAAGATCGCTCCACGCTCGGAAAGGTGTCGACTGTAGTGAAGATCTCGGAGCATGTGAAAACCGTGGTCGCCGCCACCGCGGCGGCCATCGCCCTCACCGGACTATCCGGCCTGCCCGCTCAGGCCGCACCACCCGATACCGACGCCCTCTACAACTCCGCCCAGCGCAATTTCACCGACGGCGACGACGCCGCGGGCCGCGCCGACCTGCGCACGCTGCTCGGCGCCGATCCGCGCGACGCGGAGGCGCTTGCGCTGCAGGCCATCTGGTCCCACTACGCCAACGACCTGCCCGCCATGGCCGATGCGATGGCCCGGCTCAACGCGCTCGACCCGGCCATGGCCGCCGGAACCACCAACGTGCTCAACGCGATCGGCGCCGCCGTCGGCACACTGCCGAATCCGCTGCCCGCGCTGGTCGGCCCGCAGACCGGCATCGTGGTGCTCGGTTACGGGCTGCTGCCCGACGGCGCGCTGCGCCCCGAACTGGTGAACCGGCTGCAGGCAGCCTGGCTGCAGGCGGTCGCGTCACCGTTGTCCCCGGTGGTCGTCACCGGCGGCAATCCGCAGAACGGCGTCACCGAGGCCGAGGCCATGCGCGCCTGGCTGGTCGGGCACGGGCTGCCCGCGAACCGGGTGAGCGTGGAGAACCGGGCCGGATCCACAGTGCAGAACGCCCTGTACAGCGCCGGACTGCTGCGCGATCTCGGTGCGAGCAGCGCCGTCGTGGTGACATCGCCGAACCACATCCGCCGCGCCGTCGCCGATTTCATCGTCGCCGGGGTCCGGGTGGTGGGCGCGACGACCTCGCTGGACCAGTTGGTCTCGCAGCTTCCGCCGCCCGCCCGGCAGAGTCAGCGCGGCATCTACCTCGATGCCACCCGCACCTTCCGGTTGGCAACCGCTCGTTGATCCGCGTGCGTCGTGCGGGCGAGTCATCGCCCGCACGGCGCGTGTTAATGATTGGCGTCACCGGACGACGGTGGCGAGGATGTGCGGATGATGTCGACGGATGACGCCGCGGTGGTCGCGCGGCTGCGGGCGGCGGGGTGTGTGTTCGCCGAGGACGAGGCCCGGCTGCTGATCGAGGCGGCCGCTACCGGTGCCGAGCTGGAAAGTCTTGTCGCGCAGCGGGTTTCCGGGACGCCGCTGGAATATCTGGTGGGGTGGGCGGAGTTTCGCAAGCTGCGGGTCGCCGTCGCGCCGGGGGTTTTCGTACCGCGGCGGCGGACCGCGCTGCTGGTGGACGAGGCGGTGGCCGCGGTGACCGGTCGCACCGAGGTGGTCGCGGTCGATCTGTGTTGCGGTTCGGGGGCTTTGGGGATGGCGTTCACGACCGAGCTCGAGGGGATTCGCGTCGAGCTCGTCGCGAGCGATATCGAACCGGCCGCGGTGGACTGTGCTCGGCGCAATCTGGAACCACTCGGTGGGCGGGTCTACCAGGGCGATCTGTTCGCCGCGCTGCCAAGGGAACTGGCGGGGCGCATCGATATTCTGCTCGCGAACGTGCCGTATGTGCCGACCGCGGCGATCGCGGATATGCCGCCCGAGGCACGCGATTACGAACCGCGCATCACCCTCGACGGCGGGGATGACGGGTTGGCGGTATTCCGCCGGGTCGCGGCGGCGGCGCCGGACTGGTTGGCGCCGGGCGGCAAGGTGTTCGTGGAAGCCGGTGCGGCGCAGGTCGAATCGGCCGCGGCGTATCTCGAACGATGCGGATTGACCGCGCGGGTGGCGGAATCGGATGAGTACTACGCGACCGCCGTGATCGGCACTCGACCGAATCAGTAAGGGCCGAAACTTCTTTGGATTTCGGCGACCATCGCGAGTTGTTTGCGCACCTGGTCGAGCTGGGCGACATTGCCCTGGGTGACGGCCTCGGAGTACTGCGCGACACCGGCTTCGATCGCCTGCACCGCGTGCAGGGCGGTCATCAGGAGGTTCCCGCGCAGGGCGGGCGCGACGCCGTAGAGGGCGACGATGTGATCGTCCACCGCCAGCGCCGACTGTTCCAGATCGGCGCGTAGGTTCAGGCCCATTCCGTTGTCGAAGGGGATGACCGTGCGCAGCGCCGCCATCGCGTCGCGCAATCGACGGTGCAGCAGTGCCTCGCGTTCGTTGGAGGTCAGCCAGTGCAGCGGGGCGCGGGTGGGGCGGCCGGGGATGACCTCGTTCGCCTGGTTTGCCTGGGCCTGTTCGCGCTTCCTGATACCGCTTTTGCTCGCCACGATCATGATCACGATGAACGAAATGATCCCCACCGGTATAAGTGGGCCTAGCACGGCTTGCATGACCTACCTCCCCTTCAACGCACCGCGCGTCGCGACCGGATCACCGAGAGCCCAGGCTCTTCTCGATCTCGGCGATCAACGTCAGCTGGTCGCGCACCGCTCCCAGACCCGACTCCAACTGCGCGGTATCGGCCCTTGTCGCCGACGACGCATATTCTGCTACACCGGTCTCGACGGCTTCCACCGCCTTCGTCGCCGCGGCCAGCAACTCGGCCTTGTTCGCCTGCGGCAACCCGGAGATGGCGACGAGATGGTCGTCTATCGACAGCGCCGTCTGCTCCAGATCCGCGCGCAGCACGATGCTGGTGCCGTTGTCGATGGCGCTCACCGTGCGCAGCGCTGCCATCGCGTCGCGCAACCGGCGGTGCAGCCGCGCCTCCGGATCGTGCGAACCCGCCCAGGAGATCGGCGCGCGGGTCGGACGGCCGGGGACGACCTCGTTCGCCGCGGCCTGCGAACGCTGTTGGTTGCGCGAGAGCACGACCACCGCACCAACCACGCCCGCGATGATCAGCACCACCACGATCAGCAAGATCACGATCATGCGCTACCTCCTGGTATGCGTCGAATGACTGGTCGAATGTCCGTGTGCGCGTAAATAACTGAAGATCGCGATGGCGATGACGACGATCACGACAGCCGCGAGCACCGCGAGCGCGATCTTCACCTTGCTCCACGGCCGATCGCCGGACACCTGCCCGGTGAGACCGTTGATGTACACCTGGAACGGCTTCTCGTTGTATATCACCGTGAGCAGCCAGATCGGCAGCAGCAGATGTTTGAAACCCAGGTAGCGCCAATCGATTTGGAGATTGTGGATGCGCTGGTGGTCGCCGCCGATATCGGAGCGCACCGTCGATTCGATGGCGTGCTCCATCCGCTGCTGCGCCTCCGGCAGCGACTGCTCGGCATCCTTGTCGTAGGTGCGGCACAGGTGCCCGGCCACGAATTCCGGTGAATACGAACGGGCCTCGTCCACCGGCCACGGTTCCAGCGACGCGATCCGCTTGCGGTCCAGGTTCTCGCCGTCGTTGGCCAGCACCGGCAGATCCGCGAAATCATTGGCGACCTGCCCGGATACGTGATACCAGTTGGTGCGCGTCTCGTATATCGGATCGCCGTCGTCATCGGTGCCGACCCGCACCTGATAGTCGTCGCCGCGCTCACCCTCGTACCAGGTGCTGGTGTCGGCGTCATAGGTGAAGTAGGCGGTGTACAGGCTGGAGAACGCGCCGACACGTCGGTACTTCTTGAAATCGCTCGGCGCGAACCACCGCCTGGTGACCCACTTTTCGATGAGCTGCCTGGCCTGCTTCTCATCGATCCGGAACGGCACCAGGCCGTCCACCGGCAGGCGGGCCGGGGCGTTGTGCACATCGTCGCGCTGGATCGGCGTCGCGCAGTAAGGGCATTTGGTCGCGGTCAGGCTGCCGTTGAATTCGGTTTTACCACCGCAGTTCTGGCAGACCACCTCCCACTGCCCGCTCACCTGCGGACCGGATCGGTTCGCCTGCAGCTCCCGCAATTCCGCCATGGCCGAATACAATTCGCGCGTCTGCGGCGGCGTATTCGGCGCGGTGATCTCGGAATAGTTGCCGCAGTTCGGGCAGCGCAACTTCTGGCTGGCGATATCGAAGGCCAACTGCCCACCGCACGCCGAACACGGATAGGTGCGCGTCAACTCGGTGCGATGCAGCATCGCCCGATCCGCCACCTCCGGCGCGGACTGATCCTGTTCCTGTTGCCTGGCCGGAACAGGTTGCGGCGCAATCTGAATCCCGATCGCCGGAGCGACATTCGGCCCCGCTGTGGCGACCGGCGCAGCCGCGTAGCCCGGCTGTCCCGCGAACTGCGGCCCGCCCGACTGCTGCTGCGGCAACGGCGGCGGACCGGCCGGACGCAGCGGCGGCGGGCCACCCATCCCCGGACCGCCCTGCGGCGGCAGCGGCGGCGGACCACCCACTCCGACACCGCCCGGCGGCGATGGCGGCGGACCGGTTGGTCGCAGCGGCGGCGGACCACCCATCCCCGGACCGCCCTGCGGGGGCAGCGGCGGCGGACCGGCCACCCCGACACCACCCTGCGGCGATGGCGGCGGACCTGCCGGAACCTGCCCAATCGGCGGAGCGGAACCCGCACCCCCCGATTGCGCTGGCGGCAGACCATCCGACGACACGCCAACTCCCTGCGGCGGCAACGACATCGAACTGCCCGGATAAGGCATGCCCGACTGTGCCGGATCAGCAGGACCAGTGCCCATCCGCGGGGACGGCGGCGTCGCACCATACGGATCGGCCGATCGCGGCGGCAGCGGCGGTGGACCGGCCGGAGCGGCGGATCCAGCGGGCGGCGACATCGGACCGGCTCCGAAGTTCTGGGGCGGGTAGGGAGTTGCCGACGGCGGACCGGCTGGGGCCTGGCCTATCTGTGGGCCGGATCCCGGGAATGGCGGGCCATCGTTGCGAGGACCCGGCAGCGGCGGTGGACCGGAAGGGGTCCGGTCCGGGGCCGGGCCGGTGGGCGGCGGGTTACCCGGGAGTGGCGGCGGTTGCGGCGGTTGGTAATTCACGTTTGTTCACTGGTTCTGTGCGCGCGCCACATCGGGCGGGTGGTGCGGATTATGCTTGAGGGCCGGGTGCTCGACAGCGCCGCCGAGGACCTGGGCCGGGCGAGCCGGATGCCGCCGCGTCGGAGCGGGTAGCTCCGTCCGCGGAACCGTATGTTCTCCCCCTGACACGGATGTGTCTCCTTCGCGAACTGTTCGGTCCCGACTTCGAGCGAAACCCTCGGGATACGGCTGCTCGAGCTGCCATATCGCCGAATGGACAACGCTCGGCCCCGGAGCCGAATCCGTTGATATGCAACAAGATTCGACTCCGAGGGCCGAACACTCAGTGCGGCAGCGGCGGCGGGTTGCCCGGCAGCGGCGGCGGCGCGGCGAACAGCGTCTGTAGCGCGGGCACCGTCGACGCGGCGGCCCACCCGGCCATGCCCTCGCTCCACACATTGGTGTCGCGGGTCAGCTGATCGCTCGAAACATATTGGCGCAGTTGGTCGATCGGGAACGGCCCGGCCGCCTGCCCGTTCAGCTCGAAATGGAAGACCTGCTGCTGCGGCAGCGGCGGCGGGGCCTGCTGCGGCTGCGGCTGGTAGCCCTGCTGCTGGTACCCCTGCTGCGGGAAACCGCCTTGCACCGCACCCGCCATCTGACCGCCGAGCACCACGCCGAGCCCGGCCTGCATGGCCGCGCCCGCGACACCGCCGCCCTCGTTCT
This region includes:
- a CDS encoding thiamine pyrophosphate-dependent enzyme codes for the protein MKRIDALRIIAAHTADLPVVVTCAASSRELAAVADRPNHLYLLDSMGLAGSVGTGIALGLADRPVPKVVTVEGDGSLLMNPNVLATAGFLRPAKLVLVLLDNGVYGATANLPTYGSRIDLGELAIAAGWTVRRAADERELERGMREVLTIDGPVLLHVRLAVGNAPDVPKLLEHPVVLGRRFQDWLAARTDSAEVR
- a CDS encoding thiamine pyrophosphate-binding protein, coding for MNSNAYAAAVAEGVWAARVDLVGYVPSVSVAPVISALVETSGGRDGQSATVFPLSREEEAAGVLGALPLTGRFGAIIMQDNGFGNALTALTTFNVAYQLPLLIVANTRGGLGEYNSMIHTFSQHVPGLLDELGIRYFELDRRSGPSDWRAVVTEAGVHARMTFRPVVVLAHFWSTDGKAA
- a CDS encoding GntR family transcriptional regulator, with the translated sequence MSQDESVDSKSEQIAQEIRDAIRQGRLERGVLYSSRELGERFGASRTPVREALLKLADLGLVRIERNRGARVLGQDGRGIVDLCSLRVLLEPPACRSAAAVLTSRDDAELREQYDIMAATADGSAEYFAADERLHDLILRASGNRRLAKFVAELRQTLSLDGRYSVPKYQSVETALGDHKAIIDALRARDGVAAERAMRIHLVRSGDLLVAHSSEDNRGLVAEWRRWVSISVPAGEQIVY
- a CDS encoding MFS transporter; translated protein: MNQATSRIAADPLQENAIRKITLRMVPLLMVGYIVSYLDRINIGFAKFGMEKTFGMSATQYGFLAGIFFIGYVLAEVPSNVIMTRVGARLWLSRILVTWGIIATATAFAPNLPTAYALRFLLGVAEAGFFPGIIVHLTRWYPNDHRTKVISTVMVSIPIASVLGGPLNGWILDAFDGALGFSGWRWVLVVGGLPAVALGVAFFFLLTEKPSDAKWLTDLERDWLCRTLAAEEAERALVAPAGHRAALLDKRVIALCLAYFLLLCGAYPLTYWMPSVIKDVGHGLTGAQVGWLSAVPFLLAAICMYVCGRLVRDERSAKPVLVALAVSVVAFVVTAGNLHTAAVAFIAISIATMAAQTAKPLFWSVPTAYLAGAGAASGIALINSLGNAAGFVSPYAFGWIEDASGGDTGLAMGVMIAANVGALLVILGLRWRARDAVRAGA
- a CDS encoding bifunctional 5,10-methylenetetrahydrofolate dehydrogenase/5,10-methenyltetrahydrofolate cyclohydrolase gives rise to the protein MDTVSLTGKELAAAVNADTKQRAAALDPAPRLALVVANADPASAWYVNSLRKAAERLGIACDTVDLGADASAEAIRAELAARSADAATDGIMLQTPLPAGVTLNDVSSAIVAAKDVDGVSPLSLGLLASGLPGFVAATSEAVVEVLKHYEIPLSGRHVAVVGRSNIVGKPLAQLLLAEDATVTVCHSRTADLAAVTTAADIVVAAAGRAGLVTGKHVREGAVVIDVGTNEAADGGIVGDVDADSVRGKASALTPVPGGIGPVTTALLLRHVVVAAERSR
- a CDS encoding YdcF family protein; the protein is MKISEHVKTVVAATAAAIALTGLSGLPAQAAPPDTDALYNSAQRNFTDGDDAAGRADLRTLLGADPRDAEALALQAIWSHYANDLPAMADAMARLNALDPAMAAGTTNVLNAIGAAVGTLPNPLPALVGPQTGIVVLGYGLLPDGALRPELVNRLQAAWLQAVASPLSPVVVTGGNPQNGVTEAEAMRAWLVGHGLPANRVSVENRAGSTVQNALYSAGLLRDLGASSAVVVTSPNHIRRAVADFIVAGVRVVGATTSLDQLVSQLPPPARQSQRGIYLDATRTFRLATAR
- a CDS encoding putative protein N(5)-glutamine methyltransferase codes for the protein MMSTDDAAVVARLRAAGCVFAEDEARLLIEAAATGAELESLVAQRVSGTPLEYLVGWAEFRKLRVAVAPGVFVPRRRTALLVDEAVAAVTGRTEVVAVDLCCGSGALGMAFTTELEGIRVELVASDIEPAAVDCARRNLEPLGGRVYQGDLFAALPRELAGRIDILLANVPYVPTAAIADMPPEARDYEPRITLDGGDDGLAVFRRVAAAAPDWLAPGGKVFVEAGAAQVESAAAYLERCGLTARVAESDEYYATAVIGTRPNQ